Proteins encoded together in one Cicer arietinum cultivar CDC Frontier isolate Library 1 chromosome 4, Cicar.CDCFrontier_v2.0, whole genome shotgun sequence window:
- the LOC101508226 gene encoding mechanosensitive ion channel protein 6-like: MQSIRKSFKSYASYNKHSRRFSATGNPDSDHEQLPILLDHENNHRVTQSLPMAGDVVVKIDDEVEPVQGNKIWRESSYDFWNDTGDNAREESFDFRNKGHQPEDPPSQLIGKFLHKQRASGEMSLDMDLEMEELQNERDGDGKLTPVEESPTIIQRELKVSFEEPASSVIDAVNDPFRRRHSKESPSLAEFQRPPQPPHNDRRRSPSPAGNGGDCEVVRCTSNASFERNLSMQRKSTLLKTKTRSRLMDPPDEPDRKSGRVMKSGQLFSGMLGKKVDEDEDDPFLEEDFPDEYKKTHFSLWTLLEWLSLILIIGALVTTLSVPNLREKNLWQLKLWKWEVMILVLICGRLVSDWVIRIAVFCIERNFLLRKRVLYFVYGVRKAVQNCVWLGLVLIAWHFLFDKRVQRETKSDFLQYVTKVLVCFLVGTLVWLLKTLVVKVLASSFHVSTYFDRIQESLFNQFVIETLSGPPLVEIRKAEEEEERLADEVQKLQNAGVTIPPDLRATAFPNIKSGRLKSGLLQKSPGFKSGKFSMPLSKKSDDGVGNGGGGITIDHLHKLNHNNVSAWNMKRLMNMVRHGSLTTLDEQIIDSTADDESATQIRSENEAKAAAKKIFQNVARRGCRYIYPEDLMRFMREDEAIKTINLFEGASDTGKISKSALKNWVVNAFRERRALALTLNDTKTAVNKLHRMLNFLVAIIILVIWLLILEIATTKFLLFVSSQLVLVAFIFGNTCKTVFEAIIFLFVMHPFDVGDRCEIDATQMVVEEMNILTTVFLRFDNQKIVIPNSVLATKAIHNFYRSPDMGDALEFCIHVATPVEKISLMKHRIHSYIDNKKEHWYPSPFIVLKDHEQLNMVRVAVWPTHRMNFQDMGERFVRRSALIEELMKIFRDLDIQYRLMPLDVNVRAVPTTSDRLPPSWSTITG; this comes from the exons ATGCAATCTATTAGAAAATCATTCAAATCTTATGCTTCTTATAACAAACATTCTAGAAGGTTTTCCGCTACCGGAAATCCAGATTCCGATCACGAACAACTCCCTATTCTCCTCGATCACGAAAACAACCACCGCGTCACTCAGTCTTTGCCGATGGCCGGAGATGTCGTCGTTAAGATCGACGACGAGGTTGAACCTGTTCAAGGGAACAAGATTTGGAGAGAGTCTAGCTACGATTTCTGGAATGATACCGGCGACAATGCGCGCGAAGAGAGCTTTGATTTCCGCAACAAAGGTCACCAACCGGAGGACCCGCCGTCGCAGCTAATTGGAAAGTTTCTGCATAAACAGAGAGCTTCCGGCGAGATGTCGCTTGATATGGATTTGGAAATGGAGGAGCTTCAGAACGAACGTGACGGCGACGGAAAATTAACGCCGGTGGAGGAATCTCCGACGATTATACAACGCGAGCTTAAGGTTTCGTTTGAAGAACCAGCTTCTAGTGTAATCGATGCGGTTAACGATCCTTTTCGGAGAAGACACAGCAAGGAATCGCCGTCGTTAGCTGAGTTTCAGAGACCTCCTCAACCGCCGCATAATGACCGTCGTCGGTCTCCGTCACCGGCAGGTAACGGTGGTGATTGCGAGGTCGTGAGGTGTACCTCTAACGCTTCGTTCGAAAGGAATCTTTCCATGCAGAGAAAATCTACGTTGTTGAAAACCAAAACTAGGTCTAGATTGATGGACCCGCCCGACGAACCCGACAGAAAGTCGGGCCGGGTCATGAAATCGGGTCAGTTATTTTCTGGGATGCTCGGAAAGAAagttgatgaagatgaagatgatccTTTTTTGGAAGAGGATTTTCCAGATGAGTATAAGAAAACCCATTTTAGCCTTTGGACTCTTCTTGAGTGGTTGAGTTTGATTTTGATCATTGGTGCATTAGTAACAACTTTGAGTGTTCCTAATTTGAGGGAGAAGAATCTTTGGCAGCTCAAGTTGTGGAAATGGGAGGTAATGATTCTTGTTCTAATCTGTGGTAGGTTGGTTTCTGATTGGGTTATTAGGATTGCTGTTTTTTGCATTGAGAGGAATTTCCTATTAAGGAAAAGGGTTCTTTATTTTGTGTATGGTGTGAGGAAAGCTGTGCAAAATTGTGTTTGGTTgggtcttgttttgattgcatggcattttttgtttgataagagagttcaaagggagacaaaaaGTGATTTCCTTCAATATGTAACTAAGGTTTTGGTCTGTTTCTTGGTGGGTACTTTGGTCTGGTTGTTGAAAACTCTAGTGGTTAAGGTTTTAGCTTCTTCTTTTCATGTCAGCACTtactttgataggattcaagAGTCACTGTTTAATCAATTCGTGATTGAAACACTTTCCGGGCCACCTCTGGTGGAAATTCGGAAGGCCGAAGAGGAGGAAGAAAGGCTTGCTGATGAGGTTCAGAAGTTGCAGAATGCCGGTGTTACCATACCGCCTGATCTTAGAGCTACCGCGTTTCCTAACATCAAGAGTGGAAGGTTGAAGAGTGGCTTGCTTCAGAAAAGCCCTGGATTTAAAAGTGGAAAGTTTTCAATGCCACTTTCCAAGAAGTCTGATGATGGGGTTGGGAATGGTGGTGGTGGGATAACTATTGATCATTTGCATAAGCTGAATCATAACAATGTATCTGCTTGGAATATGAAGAGGTTAATGAATATGGTTCGGCATGGGTCGCTTACTACATTGGATGAGCAGATAATTGATTCCACTGCTGATGATGAGAGTGCCACACAAATCAGAAGTGAAAATGAGGCTAAAGCAGCCGCTAAGAAAATCTTTCAGAATGTTGCTAGGCGTGGCTGCAG GTATATATACCCCGAGGACTTAATGCGTTTTATGAGAGAAGATGAAGCTATAAAAACCATAAATCTCTTTGAAGGAGCGTCCGATACTGGGAAAATCAGCAAATCTGCCTTGAAGAACTGGGTG GTGAATGCCTTCAGGGAGAGGAGAGCACTTGCTTTGACATTGAATGACACCAAAACGGCTGTCAACAAACTTCATCGAATGCTCAATTTTTTAGTTGCCATTATCATACTGGTTATTTGGCTCTTGATATTGGAAATTGCCACCACCAAATTTCTTCTCTTTGTCAGCTCACAGCTTGTCTTGGTTGCATTTATATTTGGAAACACCTGCAAGACTGTATTTGAAGCaattatattcttatttgtAATGCATCCATTTGATGTGGGTGATAGATGTGAAATTGATGCGACCCAG ATGGTTGTAGAAGAAATGAATATATTGACAACCGTATTTCTGAGATTCGATAATCAAAAGATTGTGATCCCTAACAGTGTCCTTGCTACTAAGGCCATACATAATTTCTACCGCAGTCCCGACATGGGAGATGCTCTAGAATTCTGTATTCATGTAGCTACCCCAGTTGAAAAGATTTCACTTATGAAACACAGAATACATAG TTACATTGATAACAAGAAGGAGCACTGGTATCCTTCACCTTTCATAGTCTTGAAGGATCATGAACAATTGAACATGGTGAGAGTGGCGGTCTGGCCGACTCATAGAATGAACTTCCAAGACATGGGAGAAAGATTTGTCAGGAGGTCCGCTCTGATTGAAGAGTTGATGAAGATTTTCAGGGATCTTGACATTCAATACCGTCTCATGCCTCTCGACGTCAACGTTAGAGCTGTGCCTACCACTTCTGATCGTCTTCCACCTAGTTGGTCGACAATCACAGGCTGA